One genomic window of Stigmatopora nigra isolate UIUO_SnigA chromosome 13, RoL_Snig_1.1, whole genome shotgun sequence includes the following:
- the hltf gene encoding helicase-like transcription factor isoform X4, with protein MSLLGGNKSRLLARGDNKVGKVFMTNIAKVCNQFSQTGCETRPRIKPACQGGMNFRRSWFGWDRYRAAELFTDRTDQNNSRSQAIMSAAASEEMDANGNVLLGQIQGTVVGLKYYSGAVNQGETVGLLREPHNPFDSNSVMVSNVYGAQVGHIKRELAAAMSHVMDNKLAKVDGVVHSGTKNKYSIPVILSFWGKNENKGVVTQFLARHGFKLNTGASQKLYNTGVASKKRRVTIPLTLKNAFDNLFEGLLESKDGEKEAADSVVTPLMPHQRQALTWMCARENKSELPPFWEKHGDLYYNSLTCFWVKEAPEKVLGGILADDMGLGKTLTTIALILSNFRDGKPLPVFDRDDSCATLKGEDAGPSGGAAHRLLSAQTQECYVTDTAKLPNKISGRRNTRATKRKHAEASQFLEDADFGIRGPPISNSIKRKKKKKAVNSLAVDNYADEAPVETLSAGATLIVCPVSVLSNWLDQFEEHVRADVKLKVYMYHGPDRNRNTVFLSSQDVVLTTYNVLSADFAKEGRSPLHEINWLRVVLDEGHVVRNPNTQMSKSVLDLRAERRWILSAVLCRVFFDLLDTPTQSGLLHLGGGTPVQNSVKDLWMLLAFLRLKPLDVREWWNRAIQGPVMQGDKTGLKNLQTLVDCITLRRTKDSELDGRPLVTLPEKSVCVEQVELSAVEREEYEQARNEGRRTISRYVAEGTVLRNYADVLAILMRLRQHCCHPDLLANTAVDAVHSGGANTPTELRERLVEKLREVLASGSDEECSVCLHSVRMPVITHCAHVYCRPCIAQVIGTEQESARCPLCRSDIKIGELVEFPQEEAGEERQGRTPGKWRTSSKILALINKLQRLQWEDGSAKCLVVSQFTRFLTILEKPLREHGFRFVRLDGTMSQKKRTQVIQEFQSAAHYSPTIMLLSLKAGGVGLNLTAASHVFLMDPAWNPATEEQCIDRCHRLGQKRKVVVTKFIVKDSVEENMVKIQKKKQDLVKAALGSDHKISRINDIKALMEL; from the exons ATGAGCCTTTTGGGGGGGAATAAAAGTCGGCTGTTAGCTAGGGGCGACAATAAAGTTGGGAAAGTGTTCATGACAAACATAGCGAAGGTTTGTAACCAGTTTAGTCAGACTGGCTGTGAAACAAGGCCGCGTATCAAACCGGCGTGCCAAG GTGGAATGAATTTCCGTAGGAGCTGGTTCGGGTGGGACAGGTACAGGGCGGCGGAACTCTTCACCGACCGGACGGACCAGAACAACAGTCGCTCCCAGGCCATCAtgtccgccgccgcctccgagGAGATGGACGCCAACGGCAACGTGTTGTTGGGACAGATTCAGGGCACCGTAGTGGGCCTCAAATATTACAGTGGGGCG GTGAACCAAGGAGAAACGGTGGGCCTGCTTCGAGAGCCCCACAATCCATTTGACAGCAATTCCGTCATGGTCTCCAACGTCTACGGCGCCCAAGTCGGCCATATCAAGAGGGAGCTCGCGGCGGCCATGTCACACGTCATGGACAACAAGCTGGCTAAAGTGGACGG AGTGGTGCATTCTgggacaaaaaacaaatattccatACCtgtgattttgtcattttgggggaagaatgaaaacaaaggcGTGGTCACTCAGTTTTTGGCACGCCATGGCTTTAAACTTAACACAG GGGCCAGTCAGAAGTTGTACAACACTGGGGTGGCATCTAAAAAAAGACGAGTCACCATTCCACTCACG CTAAAGAATGCTTTTGACAACCTATTTGAAGGCCTACTGGAGAGTAAAGATGGAGAAAAGGAAGCAGCTGAT tCTGTGGTCACCCCTTTAATGCCACACCAGCGGCAGGCGTTGACATGGATGTGCGCCCGGGAGAACAAGTCGGAGCTGCCGCCCTTCTGGGAAAAACATGGAGATCTCTACTACAACAGCCTGACATGCTTTTGGGTCAAGGAAGCACCCGAGAAGGTCCTCGGTGGGATTCTGGCAGACGACATGGGACTG GGCAAAACACTGACAACCATCGCACTGATCCTCAGCAACTTCCGCGACGGAAAGCCGCTGCCCGTCTTCGACCGC GACGATTCCTGCGCAACTCTGAAAG GCGAAGACGCCGGACCGAGCGGCGGGGCGGCTCACCGTTTGCTGTCAGCACA GACCCAAGAATGTTACGTCACAGACACGGCAAAGCTGCCAAACAAAA TTTCAGGCAGAAGAAATACAAGAGCCACCAAGCGAAAACACG CAGAGGCATCGCAGTTCCTGGAAGATGCCGACTTTGGGATACGCGGACCTCCGATTTCCAATTCCatcaagaggaagaagaaaaagaaggccGTCAACTCCTTGG CCGTGGACAACTACGCCGACGAGGCCCCCGTCGAGACTTTATCGGCAGGTGCAACTCTCATCGTGTGCCCGGTCTCCGTGCTCAGCAATTGGCTG GACCAGTTCGAGGAGCACGTGCGAGCAGACGTAAAGCTGAAAGTGTACATGTACCACGGACCCGACCGCAACAGGAACACGGTTTTCCTCTCATCTCAGGATGTGGTGCTCACCACTTATAACGTGCTTTCCGCGGACTTTGCC AAAGAGGGTAGGAGTCCTCTTCATGAGATTAACTGGTTAAGGGTGGTGCTGGACGAAGGTCACGTGGTCCGGAATCCCAACACGCAGATGAGCAAGTCCGTGCTAGACCTCAGAGCCGAACGCCGTTGGATTCTGTCTG CTGTTCTTTGCCGAGTATTCTTTGACTTGCTAGACACGCCAACCCAATCTGGATTATTGCACCTCGGCGGAG GCACGCCCGTCCAGAACAGCGTCAAGGACCTGTGGATGCTGCTAGCCTTCCTGCGTCTCAAGCCGTTGGACGTCAGGGAGTGGTGGAATCGGGCCATCCAAGGGCCTGTCATGCAAGGAGACAAAACCGGACTAAA GAACCTCCAAACGTTGGTCGACTGCATCACGCTTCGACGCACAAAAGACAGCGAGCTGGACGGACGCCCCTTGGTCACGCTGCCCGAAAAGAGCGTCTGCGTGGAGCAGGTGGAGTTGAGCGCCGTGGAGCGCGAGGAGTACGAACAGGCGCGCAACGAAGGGAGACGGACCATAAGCAG ATATGTTGCCGAAGGCACAGTTTTGAGAAATTACGCCGACGTCTTGGCTATCTTGATGAGGCTACGACAGCACTGCTGTCATCCTGACCTGCTGGCCAACACCGCTGTGGATGCAG TCCACTCAGGTGGGGCGAACACGCCGACAGAGCTTCGCGAACGCCTGGTGGAGAAACTGCGAGAGGTCCTGGCCAGCGGCTCCGACGAGGAATGCTCGGTGTGCCTGCACTCGGTGCGAATGCCCGTCATCACGCACTGCGCCCACGTCTACTGTCGGCCATGCATCGCGCAGGTCATCGGCACCGAGCAG GAGAGCGCGCGTTGCCCTTTGTGTCGGAGTGACATCAAAATCGGAGAGCTGGTGGAGTTCCCGCAGGAGGAAGCGGGAGAAGAGAGGCAAGGAAGGACTCCTGGGAAGTGGAGGACCAGCTCCAAG atCCTAGCCCTGATCAACAAGCTCCAACGTCTGCAGTGGGAGGACGGCAGCGCCAAGTGTCTGGTGGTCTCACAATTCACTCGCTTCCTCACCATCTTGGAAAAGCCACTCAG AGAACACGGCTTTAGGTTCGTGCGCCTGGACGGCACCATGAGCCAAAAGAAGCGCACTCAAGTCATTCAAGAGTTCCAGAGCGCCGCCCACTACAGCCCGACCATCATGCTGCTCTCACTCAAAGCCGGTGGGGTCGGTCTCAACCTCACGGCCGCCTCCCACGTCTTCCTCATGGACCCG GCATGGAACCCAGCTACTGAGGAACAGTGCATCGACCGTTGTCATCGTCTCGGCCAGAAGCGAAAAGTCGTTGTTACTAAG TTCATCGTGAAAGACTCAGTCGAGGAGAACATGGTGAAGATCCAAAAGAAGAAGCAAGACCTAGTGAAAGCAGCCTTAGGTTCCGACCACAAGATCTCCCGCATCAACGACATCAAAGCTCTCATGGAATTATAA
- the hltf gene encoding helicase-like transcription factor isoform X6, whose amino-acid sequence MTNIAKVCNQFSQTGCETRPRIKPACQGIAPPRRRPHNHKYPLGGMNFRRSWFGWDRYRAAELFTDRTDQNNSRSQAIMSAAASEEMDANGNVLLGQIQGTVVGLKYYSGAVNQGETVGLLREPHNPFDSNSVMVSNVYGAQVGHIKRELAAAMSHVMDNKLAKVDGVVHSGTKNKYSIPVILSFWGKNENKGVVTQFLARHGFKLNTGASQKLYNTGVASKKRRVTIPLTLKNAFDNLFEGLLESKDGEKEAADSVVTPLMPHQRQALTWMCARENKSELPPFWEKHGDLYYNSLTCFWVKEAPEKVLGGILADDMGLGKTLTTIALILSNFRDGKPLPVFDRDDSCATLKGEDAGPSGGAAHRLLSAQTQECYVTDTAKLPNKISGRRNTRATKRKHAEASQFLEDADFGIRGPPISNSIKRKKKKKAVNSLAVDNYADEAPVETLSAGATLIVCPVSVLSNWLDQFEEHVRADVKLKVYMYHGPDRNRNTVFLSSQDVVLTTYNVLSADFAKEGRSPLHEINWLRVVLDEGHVVRNPNTQMSKSVLDLRAERRWILSGTPVQNSVKDLWMLLAFLRLKPLDVREWWNRAIQGPVMQGDKTGLKNLQTLVDCITLRRTKDSELDGRPLVTLPEKSVCVEQVELSAVEREEYEQARNEGRRTISRYVAEGTVLRNYADVLAILMRLRQHCCHPDLLANTAVDAGGANTPTELRERLVEKLREVLASGSDEECSVCLHSVRMPVITHCAHVYCRPCIAQVIGTEQESARCPLCRSDIKIGELVEFPQEEAGEERQGRTPGKWRTSSKILALINKLQRLQWEDGSAKCLVVSQFTRFLTILEKPLREHGFRFVRLDGTMSQKKRTQVIQEFQSAAHYSPTIMLLSLKAGGVGLNLTAASHVFLMDPAWNPATEEQCIDRCHRLGQKRKVVVTKFIVKDSVEENMVKIQKKKQDLVKAALGSDHKISRINDIKALMEL is encoded by the exons ATGACAAACATAGCGAAGGTTTGTAACCAGTTTAGTCAGACTGGCTGTGAAACAAGGCCGCGTATCAAACCGGCGTGCCAAGGTATTGCACCACCCCGCCGCCGACCGCATAACCACAAGTATCCGTTAG GTGGAATGAATTTCCGTAGGAGCTGGTTCGGGTGGGACAGGTACAGGGCGGCGGAACTCTTCACCGACCGGACGGACCAGAACAACAGTCGCTCCCAGGCCATCAtgtccgccgccgcctccgagGAGATGGACGCCAACGGCAACGTGTTGTTGGGACAGATTCAGGGCACCGTAGTGGGCCTCAAATATTACAGTGGGGCG GTGAACCAAGGAGAAACGGTGGGCCTGCTTCGAGAGCCCCACAATCCATTTGACAGCAATTCCGTCATGGTCTCCAACGTCTACGGCGCCCAAGTCGGCCATATCAAGAGGGAGCTCGCGGCGGCCATGTCACACGTCATGGACAACAAGCTGGCTAAAGTGGACGG AGTGGTGCATTCTgggacaaaaaacaaatattccatACCtgtgattttgtcattttgggggaagaatgaaaacaaaggcGTGGTCACTCAGTTTTTGGCACGCCATGGCTTTAAACTTAACACAG GGGCCAGTCAGAAGTTGTACAACACTGGGGTGGCATCTAAAAAAAGACGAGTCACCATTCCACTCACG CTAAAGAATGCTTTTGACAACCTATTTGAAGGCCTACTGGAGAGTAAAGATGGAGAAAAGGAAGCAGCTGAT tCTGTGGTCACCCCTTTAATGCCACACCAGCGGCAGGCGTTGACATGGATGTGCGCCCGGGAGAACAAGTCGGAGCTGCCGCCCTTCTGGGAAAAACATGGAGATCTCTACTACAACAGCCTGACATGCTTTTGGGTCAAGGAAGCACCCGAGAAGGTCCTCGGTGGGATTCTGGCAGACGACATGGGACTG GGCAAAACACTGACAACCATCGCACTGATCCTCAGCAACTTCCGCGACGGAAAGCCGCTGCCCGTCTTCGACCGC GACGATTCCTGCGCAACTCTGAAAG GCGAAGACGCCGGACCGAGCGGCGGGGCGGCTCACCGTTTGCTGTCAGCACA GACCCAAGAATGTTACGTCACAGACACGGCAAAGCTGCCAAACAAAA TTTCAGGCAGAAGAAATACAAGAGCCACCAAGCGAAAACACG CAGAGGCATCGCAGTTCCTGGAAGATGCCGACTTTGGGATACGCGGACCTCCGATTTCCAATTCCatcaagaggaagaagaaaaagaaggccGTCAACTCCTTGG CCGTGGACAACTACGCCGACGAGGCCCCCGTCGAGACTTTATCGGCAGGTGCAACTCTCATCGTGTGCCCGGTCTCCGTGCTCAGCAATTGGCTG GACCAGTTCGAGGAGCACGTGCGAGCAGACGTAAAGCTGAAAGTGTACATGTACCACGGACCCGACCGCAACAGGAACACGGTTTTCCTCTCATCTCAGGATGTGGTGCTCACCACTTATAACGTGCTTTCCGCGGACTTTGCC AAAGAGGGTAGGAGTCCTCTTCATGAGATTAACTGGTTAAGGGTGGTGCTGGACGAAGGTCACGTGGTCCGGAATCCCAACACGCAGATGAGCAAGTCCGTGCTAGACCTCAGAGCCGAACGCCGTTGGATTCTGTCTG GCACGCCCGTCCAGAACAGCGTCAAGGACCTGTGGATGCTGCTAGCCTTCCTGCGTCTCAAGCCGTTGGACGTCAGGGAGTGGTGGAATCGGGCCATCCAAGGGCCTGTCATGCAAGGAGACAAAACCGGACTAAA GAACCTCCAAACGTTGGTCGACTGCATCACGCTTCGACGCACAAAAGACAGCGAGCTGGACGGACGCCCCTTGGTCACGCTGCCCGAAAAGAGCGTCTGCGTGGAGCAGGTGGAGTTGAGCGCCGTGGAGCGCGAGGAGTACGAACAGGCGCGCAACGAAGGGAGACGGACCATAAGCAG ATATGTTGCCGAAGGCACAGTTTTGAGAAATTACGCCGACGTCTTGGCTATCTTGATGAGGCTACGACAGCACTGCTGTCATCCTGACCTGCTGGCCAACACCGCTGTGGATGCAG GTGGGGCGAACACGCCGACAGAGCTTCGCGAACGCCTGGTGGAGAAACTGCGAGAGGTCCTGGCCAGCGGCTCCGACGAGGAATGCTCGGTGTGCCTGCACTCGGTGCGAATGCCCGTCATCACGCACTGCGCCCACGTCTACTGTCGGCCATGCATCGCGCAGGTCATCGGCACCGAGCAG GAGAGCGCGCGTTGCCCTTTGTGTCGGAGTGACATCAAAATCGGAGAGCTGGTGGAGTTCCCGCAGGAGGAAGCGGGAGAAGAGAGGCAAGGAAGGACTCCTGGGAAGTGGAGGACCAGCTCCAAG atCCTAGCCCTGATCAACAAGCTCCAACGTCTGCAGTGGGAGGACGGCAGCGCCAAGTGTCTGGTGGTCTCACAATTCACTCGCTTCCTCACCATCTTGGAAAAGCCACTCAG AGAACACGGCTTTAGGTTCGTGCGCCTGGACGGCACCATGAGCCAAAAGAAGCGCACTCAAGTCATTCAAGAGTTCCAGAGCGCCGCCCACTACAGCCCGACCATCATGCTGCTCTCACTCAAAGCCGGTGGGGTCGGTCTCAACCTCACGGCCGCCTCCCACGTCTTCCTCATGGACCCG GCATGGAACCCAGCTACTGAGGAACAGTGCATCGACCGTTGTCATCGTCTCGGCCAGAAGCGAAAAGTCGTTGTTACTAAG TTCATCGTGAAAGACTCAGTCGAGGAGAACATGGTGAAGATCCAAAAGAAGAAGCAAGACCTAGTGAAAGCAGCCTTAGGTTCCGACCACAAGATCTCCCGCATCAACGACATCAAAGCTCTCATGGAATTATAA
- the hltf gene encoding helicase-like transcription factor isoform X1 has protein sequence MTNIAKVCNQFSQTGCETRPRIKPACQGIAPPRRRPHNHKYPLGGMNFRRSWFGWDRYRAAELFTDRTDQNNSRSQAIMSAAASEEMDANGNVLLGQIQGTVVGLKYYSGAVNQGETVGLLREPHNPFDSNSVMVSNVYGAQVGHIKRELAAAMSHVMDNKLAKVDGVVHSGTKNKYSIPVILSFWGKNENKGVVTQFLARHGFKLNTGASQKLYNTGVASKKRRVTIPLTLKNAFDNLFEGLLESKDGEKEAADSVVTPLMPHQRQALTWMCARENKSELPPFWEKHGDLYYNSLTCFWVKEAPEKVLGGILADDMGLGKTLTTIALILSNFRDGKPLPVFDRDDSCATLKGEDAGPSGGAAHRLLSAQTQECYVTDTAKLPNKISGRRNTRATKRKHAEASQFLEDADFGIRGPPISNSIKRKKKKKAVNSLAVDNYADEAPVETLSAGATLIVCPVSVLSNWLDQFEEHVRADVKLKVYMYHGPDRNRNTVFLSSQDVVLTTYNVLSADFAKEGRSPLHEINWLRVVLDEGHVVRNPNTQMSKSVLDLRAERRWILSAVLCRVFFDLLDTPTQSGLLHLGGGTPVQNSVKDLWMLLAFLRLKPLDVREWWNRAIQGPVMQGDKTGLKNLQTLVDCITLRRTKDSELDGRPLVTLPEKSVCVEQVELSAVEREEYEQARNEGRRTISRYVAEGTVLRNYADVLAILMRLRQHCCHPDLLANTAVDAVHSGGANTPTELRERLVEKLREVLASGSDEECSVCLHSVRMPVITHCAHVYCRPCIAQVIGTEQESARCPLCRSDIKIGELVEFPQEEAGEERQGRTPGKWRTSSKILALINKLQRLQWEDGSAKCLVVSQFTRFLTILEKPLREHGFRFVRLDGTMSQKKRTQVIQEFQSAAHYSPTIMLLSLKAGGVGLNLTAASHVFLMDPAWNPATEEQCIDRCHRLGQKRKVVVTKFIVKDSVEENMVKIQKKKQDLVKAALGSDHKISRINDIKALMEL, from the exons ATGACAAACATAGCGAAGGTTTGTAACCAGTTTAGTCAGACTGGCTGTGAAACAAGGCCGCGTATCAAACCGGCGTGCCAAGGTATTGCACCACCCCGCCGCCGACCGCATAACCACAAGTATCCGTTAG GTGGAATGAATTTCCGTAGGAGCTGGTTCGGGTGGGACAGGTACAGGGCGGCGGAACTCTTCACCGACCGGACGGACCAGAACAACAGTCGCTCCCAGGCCATCAtgtccgccgccgcctccgagGAGATGGACGCCAACGGCAACGTGTTGTTGGGACAGATTCAGGGCACCGTAGTGGGCCTCAAATATTACAGTGGGGCG GTGAACCAAGGAGAAACGGTGGGCCTGCTTCGAGAGCCCCACAATCCATTTGACAGCAATTCCGTCATGGTCTCCAACGTCTACGGCGCCCAAGTCGGCCATATCAAGAGGGAGCTCGCGGCGGCCATGTCACACGTCATGGACAACAAGCTGGCTAAAGTGGACGG AGTGGTGCATTCTgggacaaaaaacaaatattccatACCtgtgattttgtcattttgggggaagaatgaaaacaaaggcGTGGTCACTCAGTTTTTGGCACGCCATGGCTTTAAACTTAACACAG GGGCCAGTCAGAAGTTGTACAACACTGGGGTGGCATCTAAAAAAAGACGAGTCACCATTCCACTCACG CTAAAGAATGCTTTTGACAACCTATTTGAAGGCCTACTGGAGAGTAAAGATGGAGAAAAGGAAGCAGCTGAT tCTGTGGTCACCCCTTTAATGCCACACCAGCGGCAGGCGTTGACATGGATGTGCGCCCGGGAGAACAAGTCGGAGCTGCCGCCCTTCTGGGAAAAACATGGAGATCTCTACTACAACAGCCTGACATGCTTTTGGGTCAAGGAAGCACCCGAGAAGGTCCTCGGTGGGATTCTGGCAGACGACATGGGACTG GGCAAAACACTGACAACCATCGCACTGATCCTCAGCAACTTCCGCGACGGAAAGCCGCTGCCCGTCTTCGACCGC GACGATTCCTGCGCAACTCTGAAAG GCGAAGACGCCGGACCGAGCGGCGGGGCGGCTCACCGTTTGCTGTCAGCACA GACCCAAGAATGTTACGTCACAGACACGGCAAAGCTGCCAAACAAAA TTTCAGGCAGAAGAAATACAAGAGCCACCAAGCGAAAACACG CAGAGGCATCGCAGTTCCTGGAAGATGCCGACTTTGGGATACGCGGACCTCCGATTTCCAATTCCatcaagaggaagaagaaaaagaaggccGTCAACTCCTTGG CCGTGGACAACTACGCCGACGAGGCCCCCGTCGAGACTTTATCGGCAGGTGCAACTCTCATCGTGTGCCCGGTCTCCGTGCTCAGCAATTGGCTG GACCAGTTCGAGGAGCACGTGCGAGCAGACGTAAAGCTGAAAGTGTACATGTACCACGGACCCGACCGCAACAGGAACACGGTTTTCCTCTCATCTCAGGATGTGGTGCTCACCACTTATAACGTGCTTTCCGCGGACTTTGCC AAAGAGGGTAGGAGTCCTCTTCATGAGATTAACTGGTTAAGGGTGGTGCTGGACGAAGGTCACGTGGTCCGGAATCCCAACACGCAGATGAGCAAGTCCGTGCTAGACCTCAGAGCCGAACGCCGTTGGATTCTGTCTG CTGTTCTTTGCCGAGTATTCTTTGACTTGCTAGACACGCCAACCCAATCTGGATTATTGCACCTCGGCGGAG GCACGCCCGTCCAGAACAGCGTCAAGGACCTGTGGATGCTGCTAGCCTTCCTGCGTCTCAAGCCGTTGGACGTCAGGGAGTGGTGGAATCGGGCCATCCAAGGGCCTGTCATGCAAGGAGACAAAACCGGACTAAA GAACCTCCAAACGTTGGTCGACTGCATCACGCTTCGACGCACAAAAGACAGCGAGCTGGACGGACGCCCCTTGGTCACGCTGCCCGAAAAGAGCGTCTGCGTGGAGCAGGTGGAGTTGAGCGCCGTGGAGCGCGAGGAGTACGAACAGGCGCGCAACGAAGGGAGACGGACCATAAGCAG ATATGTTGCCGAAGGCACAGTTTTGAGAAATTACGCCGACGTCTTGGCTATCTTGATGAGGCTACGACAGCACTGCTGTCATCCTGACCTGCTGGCCAACACCGCTGTGGATGCAG TCCACTCAGGTGGGGCGAACACGCCGACAGAGCTTCGCGAACGCCTGGTGGAGAAACTGCGAGAGGTCCTGGCCAGCGGCTCCGACGAGGAATGCTCGGTGTGCCTGCACTCGGTGCGAATGCCCGTCATCACGCACTGCGCCCACGTCTACTGTCGGCCATGCATCGCGCAGGTCATCGGCACCGAGCAG GAGAGCGCGCGTTGCCCTTTGTGTCGGAGTGACATCAAAATCGGAGAGCTGGTGGAGTTCCCGCAGGAGGAAGCGGGAGAAGAGAGGCAAGGAAGGACTCCTGGGAAGTGGAGGACCAGCTCCAAG atCCTAGCCCTGATCAACAAGCTCCAACGTCTGCAGTGGGAGGACGGCAGCGCCAAGTGTCTGGTGGTCTCACAATTCACTCGCTTCCTCACCATCTTGGAAAAGCCACTCAG AGAACACGGCTTTAGGTTCGTGCGCCTGGACGGCACCATGAGCCAAAAGAAGCGCACTCAAGTCATTCAAGAGTTCCAGAGCGCCGCCCACTACAGCCCGACCATCATGCTGCTCTCACTCAAAGCCGGTGGGGTCGGTCTCAACCTCACGGCCGCCTCCCACGTCTTCCTCATGGACCCG GCATGGAACCCAGCTACTGAGGAACAGTGCATCGACCGTTGTCATCGTCTCGGCCAGAAGCGAAAAGTCGTTGTTACTAAG TTCATCGTGAAAGACTCAGTCGAGGAGAACATGGTGAAGATCCAAAAGAAGAAGCAAGACCTAGTGAAAGCAGCCTTAGGTTCCGACCACAAGATCTCCCGCATCAACGACATCAAAGCTCTCATGGAATTATAA